The sequence below is a genomic window from Bradyrhizobium septentrionale.
ATCCGCCTTCCGATGCCGTGCTCTTCGCACCAGTTCCGCAACGTGGAGTGCGATCGGCCAGCGAGCTTGGCTGCGGCACTGAGGGACAAGGCTTCCCGCCGATCGAACGGCCGGAGAATGACGCGGGTCACGTAGAAGTCCAAGCCATCGCCCATCTGTTCGCGAAAGCCCGCAACGTCACGGGCCGGCATTCCCTTCGGTGCATTCTCTTCCCAGGCGGGGATGAAGCGAGACATGCCGTCTTTCAGCAGGAACGACCTGACCTGTTCCATGCCCGCGGCCGTCTCGGCAGCTTCGTGTCCGCCACGACCCGACAGCCACTGTTCGAAGCACAAAGCCGCCGCCTTTACGGCATCTCCTCGCGCCCACGGCAGTATCTCGTATAGGGTTGCTCTCTCGCCACCAGCTGCAATGAGCCCAAAGCGCTGCGCTACACGACCGACCTGCCCGTCAGCTCCGGGTGGCACGTAGGTGTCACAGAGCTTTTCACTACATCCTTGACGGTCCTTCGAATTTCGTCGATCTCGGGAACGATTGCGCCGAGGTACTGTCGCGATGCGACGCCGTAATGCTGTTGCGTTGCAGTCTTTAGATGGACCGCAAGCGCATCAGCCGAACCGAATTCGTGCAGCTGTTCGAACATGCCCATGCCGGCGCCAGCATCGGCCGCCACATCCACGATTCTGATCTGCTGACCGGCTGCTAACCGCTTACCGCGTCCATCCTCAGCGACCTTATCGGAGAGCCCGATCTCCCCCGACGATAGGAACAGGACACGCCACTTAGCTGCTCTCCGGGCCGAGCCGTCGCGCGTGCTGCGCGACTTGCCCGAGCCATTGGCGAGCATGTAGGCCGCCTCGCCAGCGTCTTTTGGCGCCAGCTGGGAAAGCTCGTCCAAGCAAAGCAACGTGTCGCAATGCGCCATTGAGACGCCCTCGAGCCCGTTCGCCGTCGAGCGCCAAGATCTGATATAGCCGTTCGTACCGCCGCCGCCCCAGACGCTGCCAGCAACGTGCAGCGCCGTGCTCTTGCCGGTAGACGATGCGCCCTTGAAGTGGATGCCACCTCCTTCAACCGCGCAGGGGCCAACCAGGGGACCGGCGAATGCCGCTGACAGAGTTAAAACCAGACGGCTGTTACCAACGGCATAGCGCGCCACGCTCTGCTGCCAGCTCTCCAAGGTCCCCGTCTGCCGAAAAGCATTCTCGTGCGCCGATGCACTCTGCAAAAGCAAGAGGTCACGCTGATCGGCCCCGAAGCAATCGTCCGGCATGACGAACGAATTGCCGTGCCAGCCGACGCGCTGGGTAGCACGAGCTCGGTCAGGCGACTTTACCTGCAGGAGGAAAGAGTTGAACAGGTTACGTGCCGTCTGGCTTGGCGAGATGAAAAAGCCTCCCTCCATGAGGATGCGGCGGGCTTCTGAGCCGTCTCCGGCCAAGGTGGCACGGGGCAGTGCGAATTTATGGTCGCGTCCGTCATGGTCTTTCCAGTGCAACAACACGCCCCAACTGGTGCCATCCGGATCGCGCGTTTCGGCCAGCACATCGAAGTGACCGGCCACCAGGACCACCGGCTTATCCATTTCGTCATGGTTAGCCAAGCCGTGATGTAGCGGCGAACGGTTGGCTCAGCCGAATCGACGCCCTTCCTGGCCCACTCGTTCATAACGGCCTCGCCGAGCTGACTCTTGCTCGGCAAACGCTTATTCGTGCGACCCGGTAGACCGTGTTGCCTCACCAAGCCAAGGGCATATTCCTTGACCGCATCCCAATCATACTCGAGTGGGCGACCGCCCTTGTCGCGCTCCCTAGCTTCAATATTGGCATCGGTCCGGCGCCAGAGTAATACCAGTCAGAGAACGAGCCGGCGTCGATCAACAGGGCGGCCCAAAAGCCATCCGGCTCCTCAAGAAAATTGACATCATCAGCCAGGCCGGGGATGTACGGACCAAACGGAATGCGGCGCGTCTTTCCTGTTGGCACAAAAACCAGTCCATCGTCGAACCAGCTCATGGCGTTTTCCTGCGCCCAAGCCTCGGCAGGTTGGTCGTATCGCCGTCCGGTCTCGGCAAATTGCAGAACGACCGCAATTCACCGGCATTCAGCGCCGCTCGAATTAATTTTTGGCTTTCCTGATAAGCATTGAAGCGCTGTTCAATCGAGTCGTCGGGCAGTTCGCCGGTATTGCCGTCGCGAAGAGTTAGCTCGATCCCCTCGAGGGCTTCCCGAAGATCCTTGTAGTGTGTGCTTTCCCCAGCCTCTCATAGGCGTTTATCTCTGCGAGGGTCATCTTGGCGTGATCCCACAGGCGCTCGTCCAATTCCCGCGCTATCAGCAACACGGCCCTTTCGAGCGCGTAGAACCCCTTCGGGACAAAGTCCGCCATCTGCACTTCCGCTCGTGCTTCCGCATATGGACGACGCGGCAGGCTGGTGCGGACCAGCTTTTTGGGAGCGACCCTAGCCGCGCCGATTCCTGATCAGGCCCTTCTTTGCTGAACGGCCTTCGGTTTGCTCCCAGTCATGGTACCGTCGATATGGCGCGCAATCTTGTCTGCGGCTGCCAACATCGCCGAATCAATCTTGTGAATGTAGCCCTCGGTTACGCTTGTCCCCGCGTGTCCCACCATTCCCTTGATCGTCGGGATGGTGAAGCCTAGATCCTCTGCTGTAGAACTGAAGGAGTGCCGGAGGCCGTGGCACGTAATCCCATGCACTTCCGCCGCTGATACCTTCTGCAACCAGCGCGTCAGACCCGTGTGATGCTTCTTGTGGTTCGTGATGGCGGAAAGACGTATCTCGATCTCGATTTGGCAGCTGCGGCAGTCAGAATTTTGATGACCGCCGCGCCAACCGGCCGGATGCTCTCGCCTTCCTTGGAGTTCCCGAGACGCAAGGCCATGCCGGTGCTATCCACCTCGGTCTTTAGCAGTCCTTCGATTTCATCTAGCCGGCAGCCGGTCAGAGCTGCAACACTGCTCGCCATGACACGCTGCCAGTGATGACCGTTCGTCTCCGCGACGGCCAGGCACTTGCCCAACCGACGATACCCTGCTTCGTCGAGACGCCATTTGCGGTTTCCATCCTTGGGTCGAACAACGCCGTTGATGGGATTGTCGGGGCGGTAGCCTTCCTTGACGCCATAGCTGAATATTCCACCAAGCAATCCCATGGTGCGGGCAGCTGTCCCCTTCCCGCCCTTTACAATCGCTCGGCCTAACCCTCGCGGAGAAGGCGCAGGCCCGGCAGACGAAGTTGAGTGCGAGCCAGAAGCAGAAACAATCACGAGGCCACCGCCTCAAAAGGGACGATCCATAATCGGCTGTGTGTTCCGCTGTCCGGCGGGACTGTTGTCAGTTGACGATGCCGTTCCCGTTGCAGTGGTAGCATTCACGGTGGATTGACTCTTTCACGCACGCAGCGTTGCGGCAGTCATAGACAAAGTGCTGGTGCAGAGGGGCACACCGCGCGCAATCCACCAGCACGTCAATCTTGATCTCCCTGAGCCGTTGCATCGTCCGCAGGGCCGAGCGTCCGTCGAGCTTGCCGAGCACATCGGGCTGTTCCCTTCGTCTGCGTGGTCCTGGATCGGACATACGCGGAAGAGCGACAGCGCTCTTGGTCAAAGGCTGGTCATTTTGCCAGAGCAGCTTCATGGTTTCACCTATTCGTCCCGGCACTCGAGCTCCCAAAAGTTATGGGGCCGTGGCGACGTCGCTCGTGAGACCCGCGCCGAGCTTTTCAACCAAAGCCAAGCATTCACGCACGGCAGCTTCACGGATCACAAGTCGTTGGCCTTCTCGATAATTTGTATCGCGCGTCTTGGCGACATAGTCGGCATCCACGAGGCCTTCGCGATGCGCAAGCAAGTGACGCTGCTGGAACCCTCGGTTCAGCTTCGCCAGCTCTTCTGGACTCAAGTAAACGTCATATCCGTTTCCGAACGTGCTCTGCCAATGGCGGCTGCCTTCTTCCAAATTCTGGAAAACATTGCGCCGCAACTTGGGCTGTCCTGGCTTCTTATCGTACAGGGCTTCCGCAAATCTCTGAAATGCGGTCACCAGGCGCTGCAGTGAATCCTCGGTAAGCATGCGGAGGGTATTTTCTGCACTATCACGATCGGGTAAACTAGCGGCAATGGCAGAAAGATTGTCGAGGGTGGCACGTATCGTGCCGAGAGATTGAGTAAAGACGAGGTCGGCGGCATTGTGTCCGCAAGCGGGGCAGAAGTACGCGGACCCAATCACTGCATATCGGCAGGAATACTGGGGACACTTGATCTTCAGCTGCATAGGGTCTGTCGCGGCAGCAGGAAGCACAATTTCTTTTGGCTTCGCGTCGACTTGCAACGACATGGATATGAAAGAGCGGCGCGGCTGCTTTCGATTGAACCGCTTAGCGTCCCGAACCATCGCGGAATTGACGCGGTGCTTGACTTCCGCGAAAGCGGCTTCCTTCGCCTTTTCGATCTGCTCATGTGTCCACCACGAGTCGGACGCAGCCTCGCGACCGCAGAATGGGCACCATACAGCTTCATCTCGAACGATGTCGCGCCAATCGTTCTCATGTACCTTGAAAAGAAATTCGCACTCTGTGGCCGGGCATTGCCGGTCCCAATAGCCGTCAACATCGCCCTCGGAAGAGACCGGAACGGAAATCTTCGTCCCATCTAATCCCTTCAGGGTCTTAATAAGGTCCTCAAACATTAATGCCCTCCGAGTCGCATTTCCTAAAATATCACGGACTGGAACTCCCGTTCTGCCGGACGATTCCCTTCAACTACCGCAGCCGTCGCCTGATTTGAGCTTCGGTATCCTCTTGATTGGCCTCGTACTCACAGGTCTTCACCATATTCATAAGCAGCGAGCCAGAAACAAACGGATGTGAGAACTGCAGCGCCTGACCCCATCTCCGATTTTGTTCAGCCAGCTGCCGCTCTTGTCCTCCCTCGCCCTTCCCGTAAGTTATAAAGACCAGTGCACACGCCCTGCGAGATTTTCTCGGATTGGATATCCTCCATAACGTCTCGCACCGGTTCACATGGCCAGATGCCTTCGTCGTCAGCAGGAGCATGGGCTAGCAACTTGCCAAGACAGATGTGGGCAATTTCCGCGCGAGCTAGTTGCGAACAGGTCTCTCGGACAGTCTTGACCCACTTAGCGAGAAAATCTGTTTTCAGCTCGCCGAGATCATTATGTCCCGGCGTAACCTGAAGCGCATCCAGCAACTTGTATCCACGTTCGGCGAGATGTTTGGCATTTTCCGGCGCAACTTTCCACTCCGGTGGATCTTCGCCATCGTCTTTCCGCTTATAGGTCCAAACGATGCCCTGAATGAAAAGCTCCGGATGGGCCTCCATATACTTTTCCAGGTTCGGAATGCAGGATTTCTCGCGAGAGCCCAAACCAGGAGACAAGGCTTCGATATACGCTAACTCAAGACTGGCCTTATCTTCGAGCGAAATTCCAGATTCTGGTCGACAAGGGCGAAGGCTCGCCGAATGTCGTATCGCTCAACCTCCCTGTCAAACGCCACAGGTATAAGGTTCTGCGCGCCCTGCGAAAGCTTTGGAAGCACGCCGGGTCTATCGAAGACAAGCACACGATCTCGGTGTCCGCCGAAGTCCGCATCCTCGCTCTTAAAGAGTTGGGCCAAGAAAGCGAGAGCCTCTTGGTACGAGTCGGCCGTGATT
It includes:
- a CDS encoding DUF927 domain-containing protein; translated protein: MDKPVVLVAGHFDVLAETRDPDGTSWGVLLHWKDHDGRDHKFALPRATLAGDGSEARRILMEGGFFISPSQTARNLFNSFLLQVKSPDRARATQRVGWHGNSFVMPDDCFGADQRDLLLLQSASAHENAFRQTGTLESWQQSVARYAVGNSRLVLTLSAAFAGPLVGPCAVEGGGIHFKGASSTGKSTALHVAGSVWGGGGTNGYIRSWRSTANGLEGVSMAHCDTLLCLDELSQLAPKDAGEAAYMLANGSGKSRSTRDGSARRAAKWRVLFLSSGEIGLSDKVAEDGRGKRLAAGQQIRIVDVAADAGAGMGMFEQLHEFGSADALAVHLKTATQQHYGVASRQYLGAIVPEIDEIRRTVKDVVKSSVTPTCHPELTGRSVV